Genomic segment of Coffea arabica cultivar ET-39 chromosome 1e, Coffea Arabica ET-39 HiFi, whole genome shotgun sequence:
TTTTTATGCTGTAATCTCTAACTTCATCAAGCTTCACCATGTTCTTTTGATTACATttgttttcatgaaaattgataCACTAATTGAAGAATCTTAAGAATACAAAAGGGGGAGTCAGGATCATGGATAGAACATTAGTCCCCCTATCAACACCTAGAATAAGTGGGCATAATTCTAATTGCCTCAGAGGTTTAATTGTTAGAAGGTGAAATTTTTCGAACATGCAATTGGTAGATGTGTGGGTCTGCTGGTGCTTTTACCATATACATGATGGATTTTCATGATGCTACTTCCAGCTGCAGAGGATTAAAAGAGAAGACTAATCACCAAAAAATAGATGTACTATAAGTCAAAGTATTGATCCAGCTTGAGCAGGAAGTGAGTAAAAAGAAGATTCATGAATAAGCCAAAAAGGGGTTAAAATATCAAAGTTACAAGAACCTAGTACAACAGAATGGCTACAGGAGAAAAGCATCAAAATGCTCATGATTAAGATTTCATGGAATTATACGTTCAGAGGATATTTACGTCTGAAAGGCAAAACATTAGAACTCGAAGAAGAAAGGGCTAATCTTACGAACAGCCAATAATGTTCTCTCAAGTATCTTACGAACTGCCAATGACATAATCTGCGGTATCTTAGTAATTTGCCAATAACATCATCTGCGATTACGGTGCTGCAGCTCAGCTTTCACTTCTCCACCATTTTTACTATCCCAGTAATTCTTGATGATTGATCAACCCCAGACAATTACAAACTTCAGCAATCCACCTATCCTGCCCTAACCAGACTCCAGACCGAAAAGCCAAAGGTATATGTTGCTCATAAACATTATCAAAGGATTCAGCAGCCCGGTTCAATAGCCAGGGAGTCATCCAACAAAGTACGTGACTTTAACATAGAGCACAGCTCATAAAGGTATTCTCCTACCTATCATAATTTCTTCTCATCCCACCGCTACTGCTATTGTCAAACCGTGACGCCAAAAATCTGGGCTGATAAAAGTTTGCTGACCCAGGCGAAGCTGAATTTCTATAGTTCAACCTATAAGCTTTTGCAGAAGAATAAGAAGTTGATGCATTACTAGCAGCATAATGATTAGAAACATTAATTCTCTTATACTTGGGGGTTGCAGGAGATTTCCAACCAGCTACTTTGGGTTTACTACCAAGAAAGTCTCCAGGATCTTCAGTGATCCAACCATGCTTTGGTTTTGATTTAGAAGCCGACATGACTCCGTGATCACGTTTAGATTTCTTCTTTTCACGTGCCTTGCCAATATCATTAGGAGCAGATCTAACCTCAATACGACTCCTACGTTCCTTGGAAATTCTTTGCTTGGGGGTTGATAACTCACGATTCCTTTTGCCACCCTGTAGAAAGTACAAAATTTCATAAATACTGGCATCTACGAATAATAGAACATGGGCACAAGAAAGCAGGAAAAGTTTATCCAGTACATGAAGCTTGAACTGATATTGATATTACCACGGTAGGCATAGCCAACAAAACCAAGGGGTAAAAGGCAGGTAGGTGCCCAATGTCCCATGAGAAGATAATAACAGTATAAAGGATGAGCAGAAGCTTCTAACAAACCTTGGATGAGCTAGTGCATTCACGTGCAAAATGTCCTTCTTCACCACATCGGTAGCATGATCTACGTGGTGCTGAGCCACTTGTCTCTCCCTGTGAACCTGTGCAAGCCTGCATTGATGCAAAGAGACTATAAAAAAGAGTTCTGAACTTAATAACAGTTTAAGATGAAATTAAAAAGGTTAGACTGATATAGAATTAGAATAAAAAAGTAGTCAGATTTTATTAATGACAATTCTTTCCAAACAAATgtagaaattaaaaaagaactGTCGTTGATGCTTAAGAAATCCTACAAAAGACGTTGACAATCAACTCAAAATTGGCAAACACTAGGAACAAGATTAATAGCAAAACAgttttttcacttttaaaaaaatagaactTTGAAAGGCCACCCAGGGAAAACCAAGAATGTGGTGAACTAAGTGCATTATACAACTTGAGCCCATTCTGCATAATTACCCAAGACAAAAGATACCTAAAGGCAACATCATAAACAGTAATAACATCACCCAAAGAAACAAATACAaactcaggaaaaaaaaaacacataacATAACATGATAATCGGAAAGCAAACAGCCAATTTATCTGTCTACCAAGTAGAGAATGTGGTGAACTAAGTGGGTGCTTGGTTAGAGGGTATAGGAACCCATAATTGGATTGAATCCCATAATTGTTGCTTGACTAATGGGTATGGGTTTTGAAACCCTGAAATGAATTATAAAAAGTCAGCCACTCTCAATACCCAACTAGATTGGGGGTTTTGATGAATCCCATATTTGATtccaaaatctgaaaaaaaaaatttacaagtaaaatTTTGTGAActctttcttcttcatattCTGGCCAGTCACTACCTCTTCATCCCTTAACCGGCTGCAATCCACACCCTCAATCCTACACTAGGTTGCTAGCCCCCAACCCCTTCGGTGACCACTGTCCTCTCCTTTCGCATCTACTGCTACTCACTCTCCTCTCACAAGCCCATATCCCCAATCTCAGTTGGTCTTAACAATTTTCGCTGCCACTGCCAGCTCACACTGTCTTTGTGTCCGCTCCTTTTCACTGTTAATCATCCATCTTCTTTCTCCTCTCCACTCATTGCCAATCTTTTTCTTTACCATTCCCCCCTAACCCCACTGCTACTTGTAGCTTATCCCCTAAATTTGTTGCCACCAGTCCCTCCTCAACCATTGATGGTTGTTTCAACTTGAATGTCATAAAGAGGCGTCAAGATGTCAACAAAATCCATTTGAAGCTTGCTGTTGTTTGTGAAAATTGTTTTGTTTATCTGTGATGTTTGTAATGGTTTTCTtcgttcaaaaaattttaaaggcAAAACTTTAATCTAATACtcatttcttaaaaattttcacCAAGCATGGGTCATTTGAATGATACCCTTGTTAAAAACCCATACTGATATTATAGGTATGAAACCAAACGCAAATCCAATTTTAGTCTCCAAACCAAGCATCCCCTAAGTGCATTATGCAACTTGAGGTCATTCTGCATAATTACGTAAAAGAAAAGATACCTAAAGGCAACATTGTAAACAGTAATAATATCACCCATACAAATAGTAAAATACAAACTGGAAAGAACATAGCACCAAAACACAACATGATGATCAGAAAGTAAATGGCCAATTTATCTGTCTAGCTAATCATCACATTTTTCAGACAGGAATTTTATGAATTTAAAGCTCGATTAACTTCAAcaaattttttattcaaatcatAGCCTGGAATTTGCAGGTAACCTGAACTCACCAAACCAGTATGACCAGAAAGACCACATCTGTAACAAGAAATTTCTCTCGGACTGGCGTCAGTATAATTTACACAGCAAAGATGGCCAAAACTCCCACAAACGTAACACTGAATTTCCTgaaacaaacaacaaaagctATAGACGTAAAAGGCCAGAGCAAATACTTTGAAATCATAAAATCAAGAGAGAAGTAATAAATCCAAATTTTTGCATACATGAGAAGGACAACAAAATTTCATGATGCATGTGGTTGGATCACAAGTAGAATTATATACATCAGGAAAGTGGCCAAGAGTACCTTTAGGTCATCAGGGCAATAACTGTTCCAGCATGAAAACAAATCGTGGCCAGAATTACCACATTTTAAACACATCTTATAGTTTTCAGATGCCCCGCTGCTCTTTTCTGGACAATCTTTTGCACGATGACCTCCCTTTTTGCAGATAAAACAATCTTGCCCCTGTTGAAGATATCATGGCAAAATCTTTACTAAATGATTACATTTATTACATGCTCAAAACtcttaatattttttaatcTGGGAATAAACCTTCCCACTTGGTGTTTTCTACTATCTCAGAAATGAAACCAGAAAAAGGACAAAGGGAAATCGTGAGGAGGAACATGTAACAGCAAAGTTTATCAGCACGAGCAGATAATAGGTGAGTATCATACAGAATTGTCATTTATCAAAAAGGTTCTACAAGAAATAAACGAGATCTAAGTAATCCAATAGCCAACAAAGTAGGGGCAATCCAACACAACAGTACATCCAAAAGACATAAAGTATCTGTAAAAaggcaaaataataataataataataataacaacaataatattaataataatCGATTAATCACTAATATCGACGTCAACTGTGGTGGGAAACATGAAACCAGGTATAGATCTTTGGTACAACTCAAGGAACATTCTCATTATGAAATCCAAAATTTTCTCCTACACAGATGCTTAGACACTGTACACAACTCAGAGAATTGAGTCAAATGACTCGTGTCTGGAGATTTAATATTTTCtttcacaaataaaaattttgctatCTCATCACTTGCTTTGCTGCATGACCACATTAAGACATTATGTAGACTACTGAACAGATATATGTTTGCACACCCACTAACTACACCCCTTGGTCAGTAACTCATCAGACTATTAGCTTCTTTTTCACTGGAATATTAATGATTGTAGGTATATTCTGATAATAACCTTCTTCAACATTCATAGGTGGTAAACCCCAACAAGATTCAAAGAAGGATGCTGGGAGAAACTATTAAGGTAGGCCAGACTGCACTGGTGCATACTGAGTAGAAATCTCAAAGTGGATCTAAAGTCTTATTTCTTCGACTTCTGATATGTAATAAATCTTCAAAACTTCAAACATGTCAAGGAGAAGAGGTCCGGACCTAGCCATGCAGGATCATTCAGCTTTGGGTGTTGAAAGTGTCTTCAAGTACATAAAAAGATCTTTAGCAACTTCAAAACAACATCAAAACCCTATTAGGCTACCTCTGGCTACTATTAAAGGGGCTTCTCATCAATAGCCAATCAGACATA
This window contains:
- the LOC113704673 gene encoding uncharacterized protein isoform X3, giving the protein MGKREKKLKTTNLRNRSEEDEEGTTPPQTIILDSDDDEDTEANEDLSLKIVEKAMSRKCNKSDSDAVAGDVIVLDDDEVVMNFKDDMSKKKEKKRKKSKKVEAKIDSVDDVKEEEKGESVKAAELGDKAVKTNPVEVSDNAVLRKLLRGPRYFDPPDSSWGTCYNCGEEGHTTVNCTSAKRRKPCFVCGSLEHNAKQCSKGQDCFICKKGGHRAKDCPEKSSGASENYKMCLKCGNSGHDLFSCWNSYCPDDLKEIQCYVCGSFGHLCCVNYTDASPREISCYRCGLSGHTGLACTGSQGETSGSAPRRSCYRCGEEGHFARECTSSSKGGKRNRELSTPKQRISKERRSRIEVRSAPNDIGKAREKKKSKRDHGVMSASKSKPKHGWITEDPGDFLGSKPKVAGWKSPATPKYKRINVSNHYAASNASTSYSSAKAYRLNYRNSASPGSANFYQPRFLASRFDNSSSGGMRRNYDR
- the LOC113704673 gene encoding uncharacterized protein isoform X4, whose translation is MGKREKKLKTTNLRNRSEEDEEGTTPPQTIILDSDDDEDTEANEDLSLKIVEKAMSRKCNKSDSDAVAGDVIVLDDDEVVMNFKDDMSKKKEKKRKKSKKVEAKIDSEEEKGESVKAAELGDKAVKTNPVEVSDNAVLRKLLRGPRYFDPPDSSWGTCYNCGEEGHTTVNCTSAKRRKPCFVCGSLEHNAKQCSKGQDCFICKKGGHRAKDCPEKSSGASENYKMCLKCGNSGHDLFSCWNSYCPDDLKEIQCYVCGSFGHLCCVNYTDASPREISCYRCGLSGHTGLACTGSQGETSGSAPRRSCYRCGEEGHFARECTSSSKGGKRNRELSTPKQRISKERRSRIEVRSAPNDIGKAREKKKSKRDHGVMSASKSKPKHGWITEDPGDFLGSKPKVAGWKSPATPKYKRINVSNHYAASNASTSYSSAKAYRLNYRNSASPGSANFYQPRFLASRFDNSSSGGMRRNYDR
- the LOC113704673 gene encoding uncharacterized protein isoform X1, encoding MGKREKKLKTTNLRNRSEEDEEGTTPPQTIILDSDDDEDTEANEDLSLKIVEKAMSRKCNKSDSDAVAGDVIVLDDDEVVMNFKDDMSKKKEKKRKKSKKVEAKIDSVSSEKDATFENFCSDLFLVDDVKEEEKGESVKAAELGDKAVKTNPVEVSDNAVLRKLLRGPRYFDPPDSSWGTCYNCGEEGHTTVNCTSAKRRKPCFVCGSLEHNAKQCSKGQDCFICKKGGHRAKDCPEKSSGASENYKMCLKCGNSGHDLFSCWNSYCPDDLKEIQCYVCGSFGHLCCVNYTDASPREISCYRCGLSGHTGLACTGSQGETSGSAPRRSCYRCGEEGHFARECTSSSKGGKRNRELSTPKQRISKERRSRIEVRSAPNDIGKAREKKKSKRDHGVMSASKSKPKHGWITEDPGDFLGSKPKVAGWKSPATPKYKRINVSNHYAASNASTSYSSAKAYRLNYRNSASPGSANFYQPRFLASRFDNSSSGGMRRNYDR
- the LOC113704673 gene encoding uncharacterized protein isoform X2, producing MGKREKKLKTTNLRNRSEEDEEGTTPPQTIILDSDDDEDTEANEDLSLKIVEKAMSRKCNKSDSDAVAGDVIVLDDDEVVMNFKDDMSKKKEKKRKKSKKVEAKIDSVSSEKDATFENFCSDLFLEEEKGESVKAAELGDKAVKTNPVEVSDNAVLRKLLRGPRYFDPPDSSWGTCYNCGEEGHTTVNCTSAKRRKPCFVCGSLEHNAKQCSKGQDCFICKKGGHRAKDCPEKSSGASENYKMCLKCGNSGHDLFSCWNSYCPDDLKEIQCYVCGSFGHLCCVNYTDASPREISCYRCGLSGHTGLACTGSQGETSGSAPRRSCYRCGEEGHFARECTSSSKGGKRNRELSTPKQRISKERRSRIEVRSAPNDIGKAREKKKSKRDHGVMSASKSKPKHGWITEDPGDFLGSKPKVAGWKSPATPKYKRINVSNHYAASNASTSYSSAKAYRLNYRNSASPGSANFYQPRFLASRFDNSSSGGMRRNYDR